In a genomic window of Gouania willdenowi chromosome 11, fGouWil2.1, whole genome shotgun sequence:
- the LOC114471723 gene encoding apolipoprotein A-IV-like — protein sequence MRALVVFALLAVCNANILWHEVPKTNLEMVKEAFWDYVAKATHTAEESMKQIKESELGQEVNAKISQSTDTVNQYIVSLRTQVAPLTQDFITQFTQETEQLKARLEKDMTAVSENLQPYAEQLVARLQAQVEELKKEAAPYAEAMDPEALKTILLQKSQEMKGQLDQGVKNLQNQMVPYTEEMKKIEQSLEEFQKNLLPMAQSFETQMTLKVEEMQQRLTQGGEELKAKLEAGAQDMQAQLSALWDAFTKMAQ from the exons ATGAGGGCACTTGTGGTATTTGCACTTTTGGCCG TTTGCAACGCCAACATCTTGTGGCACGAGGTCCCAAAGACCAACCTGGAGATGGTCAAAGAGGCTTTCTGGGACTACGTCGCTAAAGCCACTCACACTGCAGAGGAATCCATGAAGCAGATCAAAGAGTCTGAGTTGGGACAGGAAGTGAA tgcaaagatcTCCCAGAGCACCGACACCGTGAACCAGTACATCGTCTCCCTGCGCACTCAGGTGGCCCCTCTCACCCAGGACTTCATCACCCAGTTCACCCAGGAGACGGAGCAGCTGAAGGCCCGTCTGGAGAAAGACATGACCGCCGTGAGCGAGAACCTGCAGCCGTATGCCGAGCAGCTGGTGGCGAGGCTGCAGGCTCAGGTGGAGGAGCTGAAGAAGGAGGCGGCCCCCTACGCTGAGGCCATGGACCCTGAGGCCCTGAAGACCATCCTGCTGCAGAAGAGCCAGGAGATGAAGGGTCAGCTGGACCAGGGCGTGAAGAACCTGCAGAACCAGATGGTTCCTTACACCGAGGAGATGAAGAAGATTGAGCAGAGCCTGGAGGAGTTCCAGAAGAACCTGCTCCCTATGGCCCAGAGCTTTGAGACCCAGATGACCCTGAAGGTGGAGGAGATGCAGCAGCGTCTGACCCAGGGTggagaagagctgaaggccaagCTGGAAGCAGGAGCTCAGGACATGCAGGCCCAGCTCAGCGCTCTGTGGGACGCCTTCACCA
- the LOC114471724 gene encoding apolipoprotein A-IV-like, which translates to MKLFVVLVLSVISGCHANVLPDRQLATVTDAFWDYVSKATTTAQDSLQNIRQSELGQEVNTLIASSTDAVNKISDALRTQLAPLTQDLMTKFSQEAEQLKTRLGSAVETRLQPYAEQLAAELQTKVEALKKEALSYTEAMDPESLKTVLLQRSQELKIQLDQGVNKLQNQMVPYTEEIREKMEQSLDEFQKSLVPLAQSFETQMTLKTQEIQQSLAPYGEELKAKLDVDTQKLKEQLTALWKSFTKLSQ; encoded by the exons ATGAAGCTCTTCGTGGTGCTCGTGCTCTCCGTCATCTCCG GTTGCCATGCCAACGTCCTGCCCGACCGTCAGCTCGCGACAGTGACTGATGCCTTCTGGGACTACGTTTCCAAGGCAACCACAACGGCCCAGGACTCCCTGCAGAACATCCGGCAGTCCGAGCTGGGACAGGAAGTCAA CACTCTCATCGCCTCCAGCACAGATGCCGTGAACAAGATCTCAGATGCCCTGCGTACTCAGCTGGCTCCTCTCACCCAGGATCTAATGACCAAGTTCTCCCAGGAGGCCGAGCAGCTGAAAACCAGGCTGGGTTCTGCAGTGGAGACCCGCCTTCAGCCCTACGCTGAGCAGTTGGCGGCAGAACTCCAAACCAAGGTGGAAGCTCTGAAGAAGGAAGCTTTGTCCTACACCGAGGCCATGGACCCCGAGTCCCTGAAGACCGTCCTGCTGCAGAGGAGCCAGGAGCTGAAGATCCAGCTGGACCAGGGTGTGAACAAGCTGCAGAACCAGATGGTTCCTTACACAGAGGAGATCAGAGAGAAGATGGAGCAGAGTCTGGATGAGTTTCAGAAGAGCCTGGTCCCTCTGGCTCAGAGCTTTGAGACCCAGATGACCCTGAAGACCCAGGAGATCCAGCAGAGCTTGGCCCCGTACGGAGAGGAGCTGAAGGCCAAGCTGGACGTGGACACTCAGAAGCTGAAGGAGCAGCTCACGGCTCTGTGGAAGTCCTTCACTAAACTGAGCCAGTGA
- the apoea gene encoding apolipoprotein Ea: protein MRLFALILALAVFAGCHGRRLPQNDAQSSWEAAVNKVKDYFTNLGEKIEELMNDMKKSQITRELDTLIQDTMDELNKYKNYIEKKLAPYAKEATEEAVRDLQRLYDKLYQHMKEGKDQMEKYGEELQVMMEQNVDDVRARVSAYTRKLRKRLQKDTQEIQRHISSYFEDIQASASNQLNGIRSKVGPFFKEIYQNAEAKVKSLCDLFQSQTNKVKEKLQDMAEDIKDRLGNTGKNLWSALGEKMKELKKWFQPVVSLFKGGE, encoded by the exons ATGAGGCTGtttgcactaatcctggctttGGCAGTCTTCGCAG GCTGCCATGGCCGACGCCTCCCTCAGAACGATGCTCAGAGCTCCTGGGAGGCTGCGGTCAACAAAGTCAAGGATTACTTCACAAATCTGGGAGAGAAGATTGAGGAGCTGATGAACGACATGAAGAAATCCCAGATCACCAGAGAACTTGA CACCCTGATCCAGGACACCATGGACGAACTAAACAAGTACAAGAACTACATTGAGAAGAAGCTGGCTCCGTACGCAAAGGAGGCCACAGAAGAAGCAGTTAGAGACCTACAGCGACTGTATGACAAACTGTACCAGCACATGAAGGAGGGCAAGGACCAGATGGAGAAGTACGGGGAGGAGCTGCAGGTGATGATGGAGCAGAACGTAGACGACGTCAGAGCCAGGGTGTCGGCCTATACGCGCAAGCTCAGGAAACGTCTGCAGAAAGACACGCAGGAGATCCAGAG ACACATTTCAAGCTACTTTGAAGACATTCAGGCCAGCGCTTCAAACCAACTGAATGGCATCAGGTCAAAGGTCGGACCATTCTTCAAAGAAATCTATCAGAACGCAGAGGCCAAGGTGAAGTCCCTGTGTGACCTATTTCAGTCCCAGACCAACAAGGTGAAGGAGAAGCTCCAGGACATGGCAGAGGACATCAAGGACCGCTTGGGGAACACCGGGAAGAACCTGTGGAGCGCCCTGGGAGAGAAGATGAAGGAGCTCAAAAAGTGGTTTCAGCCTGTGGTGTCACTGTTCAAAGGAGGGGAGTAA